The genomic interval AAAAGATAACTGTAAAGAGGATAATCAGTTTTAAAAGAGTATTTTTTCTAATATCAGATGAAATGAAAAAGCGCAATTTTTTGATCCTATACTAATTAAGCATACCCTTTTCAGACGCTACTTTATATACAGCTAGAATTTTTCTAGTAGCTTGGGCAAGAGCAACTGCCGTGATTGTAGCTCCTGACATATTAGGGATATCTCTTCCTACTTTTAAGGTGTTATCTGTTGTCTTACCTTCAAAAAGCTGCATCCATTTGTCTCCTGCTTGATAATCGGGAGGCTCAAAAAATGCCAGCACCTCTGTTTGTCTTAAGCTACCATCAGGATTAATTACAAACATTACGGTCTCGCTCCTGGTCCTGAGGGTATGGGTGTCTATTATAGCATAGCCTATGATATTATCCCCATCTTTGGCTTCATAAATTATATAAAGCTTTGTATCGTTCTTAGCTTTAGCGATTGATTCTATGGTCTTAGATTCCTCTGGGGTAAAAAATATTTCATTTCTTTCAATATCGGTAGCATTTGGAAATACAGTTTGAAGTGCTTCATTTCTTTTCATGAAAACTTCAGCGTGTAACGAATGGGTAAATCCCAGATAAAGAATTGTTAAGATGATTATGATAGATGCTCTCATTAAGTACCTCATATAATAAAACGGGCGCAGAAAGCTAATTCCTACGCCCGTTAATTTTCTATAGTTTAACCAGACTTAGAACACATATCCAAGTCCGAAGTTAAACTGATTATCTCTATTGTTTGCAGCATTATCAAGATACTGATATTCAGCTTTGATCACAACGTTTGGTATAGGTTTGTAATTAAGACCTATTGTTAGATCATCTCTGTCATTGGCTGGGTTACTAGAGAATCCTGATGGTACTTTTGATTGTGTATCATACTGCTCCCATCTTACAAATGGAGCTAGATACTGAGCATACTGACTAGTAAAG from Thermodesulfobacteriota bacterium carries:
- a CDS encoding FMN-binding protein: MRASIIIILTILYLGFTHSLHAEVFMKRNEALQTVFPNATDIERNEIFFTPEESKTIESIAKAKNDTKLYIIYEAKDGDNIIGYAIIDTHTLRTRSETVMFVINPDGSLRQTEVLAFFEPPDYQAGDKWMQLFEGKTTDNTLKVGRDIPNMSGATITAVALAQATRKILAVYKVASEKGMLN